One stretch of Streptomyces hygroscopicus DNA includes these proteins:
- a CDS encoding F0F1 ATP synthase subunit A, giving the protein MSSDQTLAFETNCHIFDGCGFPAPGLHSFKFEPLFSIGGFDFNKPMLLALLGTVAIVWFFWAAFARAKVVPGKLQMIGEAGYDFVRRGLVYEALGKKEGEKYVPLMVSIFFFVWIMNLWSIIPVAQFPVTSIIAFPAGLAAIVYILWMYLTFKKHGFVGGWKNITGYDKELGAILPMIVVIEFFSNVIIRPFTHAVRLFANMFAGHLLLLMFTIGTWYLLNGIGIVYAGASFVMTILLTAFELFIQAVQAYVFVLLACNYVQGALAEHH; this is encoded by the coding sequence GTGAGTTCTGACCAGACGCTCGCCTTCGAGACGAACTGCCACATCTTCGACGGGTGCGGCTTCCCGGCACCCGGACTCCATTCCTTCAAGTTCGAGCCGCTCTTCTCCATCGGCGGCTTTGACTTCAACAAGCCGATGCTGCTGGCCCTGCTGGGTACGGTCGCCATCGTCTGGTTCTTCTGGGCCGCTTTCGCCCGGGCCAAGGTCGTGCCGGGCAAGCTGCAGATGATCGGTGAGGCGGGCTACGACTTCGTGCGCCGCGGCCTGGTCTATGAGGCCCTCGGCAAGAAGGAGGGCGAGAAGTACGTCCCTCTCATGGTCTCGATCTTCTTCTTCGTCTGGATCATGAACCTCTGGTCGATCATTCCGGTCGCCCAGTTCCCGGTGACGTCGATCATCGCCTTCCCGGCCGGTCTGGCCGCGATCGTCTACATCCTCTGGATGTACCTGACCTTCAAGAAGCACGGCTTCGTCGGCGGCTGGAAGAACATCACCGGCTACGACAAGGAGCTCGGCGCGATCCTGCCGATGATCGTCGTGATCGAGTTCTTCTCGAACGTCATCATCCGGCCCTTCACCCACGCGGTCCGGCTCTTCGCCAACATGTTCGCGGGCCATCTGCTGCTGCTGATGTTCACCATCGGCACCTGGTACCTGCTGAACGGCATTGGCATCGTCTACGCGGGCGCGTCGTTCGTGATGACGATTCTGCTGACCGCCTTCGAGCTCTTCATCCAGGCTGTCCAGGCGTACGTCTTCGTGCTCTTGGCCTGCAACTACGTCCAGGGCGCGCTCGCCGAGCACCACTGA
- a CDS encoding ATP synthase subunit C, with protein sequence MSALQTLAASGVTGNLGSIGYGLAAIGPGVGVGIIFGNGTQALARQPEAAGLIRANQIMGFAFCEALALIGIVMGFLFKS encoded by the coding sequence ATGTCCGCTCTCCAGACCCTCGCCGCCAGCGGCGTCACCGGCAACCTCGGCTCGATCGGTTACGGTCTCGCCGCCATCGGCCCCGGCGTCGGCGTCGGCATCATCTTCGGTAACGGCACCCAGGCCCTGGCCCGTCAGCCCGAGGCTGCCGGCCTGATCCGCGCCAACCAGATCATGGGCTTCGCCTTCTGTGAGGCGCTCGCGCTGATCGGTATCGTCATGGGCTTCCTTTTCAAGTCCTGA
- a CDS encoding F0F1 ATP synthase subunit B: MNALVQVAAEESENPLIPPIPELVIGLIAFAIVFFFLAKKLLPNINRVLEERREAIEGGMEKAEATQAEAQQVLEDYRAQLADARHEAARLRQEAQEQGAALIAEMRAEGQRQREEVIAAGHAQIEADRKQAAQTLRQDVGRLATDLAGRIVGESLEDVARQSRTIDRFLDELDDKASKTNDGSKAEAGR, encoded by the coding sequence GTGAACGCCCTGGTACAGGTGGCGGCTGAGGAGAGTGAGAACCCCCTCATCCCGCCGATCCCGGAGCTGGTCATCGGCCTGATCGCCTTTGCCATCGTCTTCTTCTTCCTCGCCAAGAAGCTCCTCCCGAACATCAACCGGGTTCTGGAGGAGCGCCGCGAGGCGATCGAAGGCGGCATGGAGAAGGCCGAGGCCACTCAGGCCGAAGCCCAGCAGGTCCTCGAGGACTACCGAGCCCAGCTCGCTGACGCCCGCCACGAGGCCGCGCGACTGCGCCAGGAGGCGCAGGAGCAGGGCGCCGCGCTCATCGCCGAGATGCGCGCGGAGGGCCAGCGGCAGCGTGAAGAGGTCATCGCGGCCGGTCACGCTCAGATCGAGGCCGATCGGAAGCAGGCCGCTCAGACCCTGCGCCAGGACGTGGGCAGGCTCGCCACCGACCTGGCCGGCCGGATCGTCGGCGAGTCGCTCGAGGACGTGGCCCGGCAGAGCCGCACCATCGACCGGTTCCTCGACGAACTCGATGACAAGGCTTCCAAGACGAACGACGGCTCGAAGGCCGAGGCCGGCCGATGA
- a CDS encoding F0F1 ATP synthase subunit delta, with translation MNGASREALAAARERFDALTDNTAVDASKLAEELAAVTALLDREVSLRRVLTDPAQPGEAKAELAARVLGGQVGGESIDLVSGLVRSRWSRSRDLVDSLEQLASAADLVAAERTGALDNVEDELFRFGRIVSSSPELRGALTDRRASVSAKAGLVRELLGGRADQVTERLVIRLVTHPRGRSLEAGLDELSKLAAERRDRTVAVVTSAVPLSDRQKQRLGEALGKLYGRKMHLNLDVDPEVLGGISVRIGDEVINGTIADRLDEATRRMAG, from the coding sequence ATGAACGGAGCGAGCCGGGAGGCACTGGCAGCCGCGCGCGAGCGCTTCGACGCCCTGACGGACAACACCGCCGTCGACGCGTCGAAGCTCGCCGAGGAGCTGGCCGCCGTCACCGCGCTGCTCGACCGCGAGGTCTCGCTGCGCCGGGTCCTCACCGACCCGGCGCAGCCCGGCGAGGCCAAGGCCGAGCTGGCCGCGCGGGTGCTGGGCGGACAGGTCGGCGGTGAGTCCATCGACCTGGTCTCCGGCCTGGTCCGGTCCCGCTGGTCGCGCTCGCGCGACCTGGTGGACTCGCTGGAGCAGCTCGCCAGCGCCGCCGACCTGGTGGCGGCCGAGCGGACGGGTGCCCTCGACAACGTCGAGGACGAGCTGTTCCGGTTCGGCCGGATCGTCTCCTCCTCGCCCGAGCTCCGGGGTGCGCTCACCGACCGGCGCGCGAGCGTCTCGGCCAAGGCCGGGCTGGTCCGCGAGCTGCTCGGCGGCCGGGCCGACCAGGTCACCGAGCGGCTGGTGATCCGTCTGGTGACCCACCCGCGGGGTCGTAGCCTGGAGGCGGGTCTCGACGAGCTGTCCAAGCTGGCGGCGGAGCGCCGGGACCGTACGGTCGCGGTCGTCACCTCCGCGGTGCCGCTCAGCGACCGGCAGAAGCAGCGGCTCGGTGAGGCACTGGGGAAGCTGTACGGACGGAAGATGCACCTCAATCTCGACGTGGACCCGGAGGTCCTCGGCGGGATCTCGGTGCGCATTGGCGACGAGGTCATCAACGGGACCATCGCGGACCGCCTCGACGAGGCGACCCGGCGGATGGCCGGCTGA
- a CDS encoding F0F1 ATP synthase subunit alpha, with protein MAELTIRPEEIRDALENFVQAYQPDAASREEVGTVSVAGDGIARVEGLPSAMANELLKFEDGTLGLALNLEEREIGAVVLGEFSGIEEGQQVHRTGEVLSVAVGEGYLGRVVDPLGAPIDGLGEIETEGRRALELQAPTVMDRKSVHEPMETGYKAVDAMTPIGRGQRQLIIGDRQTGKTALCVDTIINQRDNWRSGDPKKQVRCIYVAIGQKGSTIASVRGALEEAGALEYTTIVAAPASDPAGFKYLAPYTGSAIGQHWMYQGKHVLIVFDDLSKQADAYRAVSLLLRRPPGREAYPGDVFYLHSRLLERCAKLSDEMGSGSMTGLPIVETKANDVSAFIPTNVISITDGQCFLESDLFNAGQRPALNVGISVSRVGGSAQHRAMRQVSGRLRVDLAQYRELEAFAAFGSDLDAASKASLERGARMVELLKQSQYAPFSTEDEIVSIWAGTTGKMDDVPVEDIRRFERELLDYLHREHKGLLTSIVEGGKMSDDTIAALGEAVDSFKKQFETSDGKLLGEG; from the coding sequence ATGGCGGAGCTCACGATCCGGCCGGAGGAGATCCGGGACGCGCTGGAGAACTTTGTCCAGGCGTACCAGCCGGACGCGGCCTCGCGCGAGGAGGTCGGTACGGTCAGCGTTGCCGGCGACGGCATCGCGAGGGTCGAGGGTCTTCCCTCGGCCATGGCGAACGAGCTGCTGAAGTTCGAGGACGGCACCCTCGGCCTCGCCCTCAACCTCGAGGAGCGCGAGATCGGTGCGGTCGTCCTCGGAGAGTTCAGCGGTATCGAGGAGGGCCAGCAGGTGCACCGCACCGGCGAGGTCCTTTCGGTCGCCGTCGGCGAGGGCTACCTCGGCCGCGTCGTCGACCCGCTGGGTGCCCCGATCGACGGCCTCGGCGAGATCGAGACCGAGGGCCGCCGAGCCCTCGAGCTGCAGGCCCCCACGGTCATGGACCGCAAGTCGGTGCACGAGCCGATGGAGACCGGCTACAAGGCCGTCGACGCGATGACCCCGATCGGCCGCGGCCAGCGCCAGCTGATCATCGGCGACCGGCAGACCGGCAAGACCGCGCTGTGCGTCGACACGATCATCAACCAGCGCGACAACTGGCGCTCCGGTGACCCGAAGAAGCAGGTCCGCTGCATCTACGTCGCCATCGGCCAGAAGGGCTCCACCATCGCGTCCGTGCGCGGCGCGCTGGAGGAGGCCGGTGCCCTGGAGTACACCACCATCGTCGCCGCCCCGGCGTCCGACCCGGCGGGCTTCAAGTACCTGGCCCCCTACACCGGCTCGGCCATCGGTCAGCACTGGATGTACCAGGGCAAGCACGTCCTGATCGTCTTCGACGACCTGTCCAAGCAGGCCGACGCCTACCGCGCCGTCTCGCTGCTGCTGCGCCGTCCGCCGGGCCGTGAGGCTTACCCGGGCGACGTCTTCTACCTGCACTCCCGGCTGCTGGAGCGCTGCGCCAAGCTCTCCGACGAGATGGGCTCCGGTTCGATGACCGGTCTGCCGATCGTCGAGACCAAGGCGAACGACGTGTCGGCGTTCATTCCGACCAACGTCATCTCCATCACCGACGGCCAGTGCTTCCTGGAGTCGGACCTGTTCAACGCCGGTCAGCGCCCGGCGCTGAACGTCGGTATCTCGGTCTCCCGTGTCGGTGGCTCCGCCCAGCACCGGGCCATGCGGCAGGTGTCCGGCCGGCTCCGCGTGGACCTCGCCCAGTACCGCGAGCTCGAGGCCTTCGCGGCCTTCGGCTCGGACCTGGACGCGGCCTCCAAGGCGTCGCTGGAGCGCGGTGCGCGCATGGTCGAGCTGCTGAAGCAGTCGCAGTACGCCCCGTTCTCCACCGAGGACGAGATCGTCTCCATCTGGGCCGGCACCACGGGCAAGATGGACGATGTCCCGGTCGAGGACATCCGCCGCTTCGAGCGTGAGCTGCTGGACTACCTGCACCGTGAGCACAAGGGGCTGCTGACCAGCATCGTCGAGGGCGGCAAGATGTCCGACGACACGATCGCGGCGCTGGGCGAGGCCGTCGACAGCTTCAAGAAGCAGTTCGAGACCTCGGACGGCAAGCTGCTGGGCGAGGGCTGA
- a CDS encoding F0F1 ATP synthase subunit gamma, whose protein sequence is MGAQAKVYKRRIKSVSATKKITKAMEMIAASRVVKAQRRVAASAPYATELTRAVGAVAKGSTTQHALTTESENPTRAAVLLITSDRGLAGGYSSNVIKAAEELTERLTREGKEVDAYIVGRKGVAYYSFRERKVTESWGGFTDNPTYADAKKIAGPLIEAVLKDTAEGGVDELHIVFTEFVSMLTQTPVQDRLLPLSLAEKAEEQEKKGEILPLFDFEPSSEDVLDALLPRYVEARIYNALLQAAASKHAATRRAMKSATDNADELIKSLTRLANAARQADITQEISEIVGGASALADASAGSD, encoded by the coding sequence ATGGGTGCCCAGGCCAAGGTCTACAAGAGGCGGATCAAGTCCGTCTCCGCGACCAAGAAGATCACCAAGGCGATGGAGATGATCGCCGCCTCGCGCGTCGTCAAGGCGCAGCGCCGGGTGGCCGCGTCGGCTCCGTATGCCACCGAGCTCACCCGGGCGGTGGGCGCGGTCGCCAAGGGTTCCACCACCCAGCACGCGCTGACCACGGAGAGCGAGAACCCGACCCGCGCCGCGGTGCTGCTCATCACGAGCGACCGGGGTCTGGCGGGCGGCTACTCCTCCAACGTGATCAAGGCGGCCGAGGAGCTCACCGAGCGGCTCACCCGTGAGGGCAAGGAGGTCGACGCGTACATCGTCGGCCGCAAGGGCGTGGCGTACTACTCCTTCCGTGAGCGCAAGGTCACGGAGTCGTGGGGCGGCTTCACCGACAACCCCACCTACGCGGACGCCAAGAAGATCGCGGGCCCGCTGATCGAGGCCGTTCTCAAGGACACGGCCGAGGGCGGCGTGGACGAGCTGCACATCGTCTTCACCGAGTTCGTCTCGATGCTGACGCAGACCCCGGTCCAGGACCGGCTGCTGCCGCTCAGCCTCGCGGAGAAGGCGGAGGAGCAGGAGAAGAAGGGCGAGATCCTCCCGCTCTTCGACTTCGAGCCGTCGTCCGAGGACGTCCTGGACGCCCTGCTGCCCCGGTACGTCGAGGCCCGTATCTACAACGCTCTGCTCCAGGCCGCCGCCTCCAAGCACGCGGCGACCCGGCGGGCGATGAAGTCGGCGACCGACAATGCCGATGAACTCATCAAGTCGCTCACGCGGCTTGCCAACGCGGCCCGCCAGGCCGACATCACCCAGGAAATCAGCGAGATCGTCGGTGGCGCGAGCGCTCTGGCCGACGCCTCTGCGGGGAGTGACTGA
- a CDS encoding ATP synthase subunit beta gives MTTTVEPTAVAAGRVARVIGPVVDVEFPVDAMPEIYNALTVEVADPAQDGAKKTLTLEVAQHLGEGLVRSISMQPTDGLVRQAAVTDTGTGISVPVGDVTKGRVFNTLGQILNEPEAESEVTERWSIHRKAPAFDQLESKTEMFETGLKVVDLLTPYVKGGKIGLFGGAGVGKTVLIQEMIMRVAKLHEGVSVFAGVGERTREGNDLIEEMAESGVLPQTALVFGQMDEPPGTRLRVALAGLTMAEYFRDVQKQDVLFFVDNIFRFTQAGSEVSTLLGRMPSAVGYQPNLADEMGLLQERITSTRGHSITSMQAIYVPADDLTDPAPANVFAHLDATTTLSRPISEKGIYPAVDPLDSTSRILDPRYISQDHYDCASRVKSILQKYKDLQDIINILGIDELGEEDKLTVFRARRIERFLSQNTHAAKQFTGLDGSDVPLDESIAAFNAIADGEFDHFPEQAFFMCGGLDDLKAKAKELGVS, from the coding sequence ATGACCACCACTGTTGAGCCAACCGCTGTGGCCGCCGGCCGCGTCGCGCGGGTCATCGGCCCGGTCGTCGACGTGGAGTTCCCCGTCGACGCGATGCCGGAGATCTACAACGCGCTGACCGTCGAGGTCGCCGACCCGGCCCAGGACGGGGCGAAGAAGACCCTGACCCTCGAGGTCGCGCAGCACCTCGGCGAGGGCCTGGTGCGCTCCATCTCCATGCAGCCCACCGACGGCCTGGTCCGCCAGGCCGCCGTGACCGACACCGGCACCGGCATCAGCGTGCCCGTCGGCGACGTCACCAAGGGCCGGGTGTTCAACACCCTCGGCCAGATCCTCAACGAGCCCGAGGCCGAGTCCGAGGTCACCGAGCGCTGGTCCATCCACCGCAAGGCCCCGGCCTTCGACCAGCTCGAGTCCAAGACCGAGATGTTCGAGACCGGCCTGAAGGTCGTCGACCTGCTGACCCCGTACGTCAAGGGCGGCAAGATCGGTCTGTTCGGCGGCGCGGGCGTCGGCAAGACCGTCCTCATCCAGGAAATGATCATGCGTGTGGCCAAGCTGCACGAGGGCGTTTCCGTGTTCGCCGGTGTCGGCGAGCGCACCCGTGAGGGCAACGACCTGATCGAGGAGATGGCCGAGTCCGGCGTGCTCCCGCAGACCGCGCTGGTCTTCGGCCAGATGGACGAGCCCCCGGGCACCCGTCTGCGGGTCGCCCTGGCCGGTCTGACCATGGCGGAGTACTTCCGCGATGTGCAGAAGCAGGACGTGCTGTTCTTCGTCGACAACATCTTCCGCTTCACCCAGGCCGGTTCCGAGGTCTCGACCCTGCTCGGCCGGATGCCCTCCGCGGTGGGCTACCAGCCGAACCTGGCCGACGAGATGGGCCTTCTCCAGGAGCGCATCACCTCGACCCGTGGCCACTCGATCACCTCGATGCAGGCGATCTACGTCCCCGCGGACGACCTGACCGACCCGGCCCCGGCGAACGTCTTCGCGCACCTCGACGCGACGACGACGCTCTCCCGGCCGATCTCGGAGAAGGGTATCTACCCGGCGGTGGACCCGCTGGACTCGACGTCCCGGATCCTGGACCCGCGCTACATCTCGCAGGACCACTACGACTGCGCCTCGCGCGTGAAGTCGATCCTGCAGAAGTACAAGGACCTCCAGGACATCATCAACATCCTGGGCATCGACGAGCTCGGCGAGGAGGACAAGCTCACCGTCTTCCGCGCCCGCCGTATCGAGCGCTTCCTGTCGCAGAACACCCACGCGGCGAAGCAGTTCACCGGCCTCGACGGATCGGATGTGCCGCTGGACGAGTCCATCGCCGCGTTCAACGCGATCGCCGATGGTGAGTTCGACCACTTCCCCGAGCAGGCGTTCTTCATGTGCGGTGGCCTGGACGACCTCAAGGCCAAGGCCAAGGAGCTGGGCGTCTCCTGA
- a CDS encoding F0F1 ATP synthase subunit epsilon, with amino-acid sequence MAAELHVELVAADRSVWSGAATLVIARTTSGDIGVMPGHQPLLGVLESGPVTIRSVDGGTVVTAVHGGFISFADDKLSLLAEVAELSDEIDVKRAERALERAKSAADAAAERRADVRLRAVAGAH; translated from the coding sequence TTGGCTGCTGAGCTGCACGTCGAGCTGGTCGCGGCGGACCGTAGTGTCTGGTCCGGCGCGGCCACCTTGGTCATCGCGCGCACCACATCGGGTGACATCGGCGTCATGCCCGGCCACCAGCCGCTGCTCGGTGTGCTGGAGTCCGGCCCGGTGACCATCCGTTCGGTCGACGGCGGGACGGTCGTGACCGCGGTGCACGGTGGGTTCATCTCGTTCGCGGACGACAAGCTCTCACTGCTGGCCGAGGTCGCGGAGCTGTCCGACGAGATCGATGTCAAGCGCGCGGAGCGGGCGCTGGAGCGTGCCAAGTCGGCGGCGGACGCCGCCGCCGAGCGGCGCGCCGACGTCCGGCTGCGTGCGGTGGCGGGAGCGCACTGA
- a CDS encoding LuxR family transcriptional regulator, translating into MTPPAPPSGTASEPIRVLVAEDQSAVRSGLVLILRSAPDVEVVGEAVDGLQAVEMARALRPDVVLMDVQMPRLDGVSATRQVVAEQLADVLVLTTFDLDEYVFGALRAGASGFLLKDSEAADLIEAVRTVGRGEGMIATAVTRRLIAEFARPQAARSPTAPSPAALASLTPREREVLACLGQGLSNAQIAARLSMAEATVKTHVSRLLNKLELRSRVQAAVLAQELGVR; encoded by the coding sequence GTGACCCCGCCCGCCCCGCCCTCAGGTACCGCGTCCGAGCCGATCAGGGTTCTGGTCGCCGAGGACCAGAGCGCGGTCCGTTCCGGGCTGGTGCTGATCCTGCGGTCCGCCCCCGATGTCGAGGTGGTCGGCGAGGCGGTCGACGGCCTCCAGGCAGTGGAGATGGCCCGGGCGCTGCGCCCCGATGTGGTGCTGATGGACGTCCAGATGCCACGGCTGGACGGGGTGTCGGCCACCCGCCAGGTGGTCGCCGAACAGCTTGCCGATGTGCTGGTGCTCACCACGTTCGACCTCGACGAGTACGTCTTCGGGGCGCTGCGCGCGGGCGCCTCCGGATTCCTGCTCAAGGACAGCGAGGCGGCCGATCTGATCGAGGCGGTCCGTACGGTGGGGCGCGGCGAGGGGATGATCGCCACGGCGGTGACCCGCCGCCTGATCGCGGAGTTCGCCCGCCCCCAGGCCGCCCGCTCCCCCACCGCGCCCAGCCCCGCGGCGCTCGCCTCGCTCACCCCGCGGGAGCGGGAGGTGCTGGCCTGTCTCGGTCAGGGGCTGTCGAACGCGCAGATCGCGGCGCGGCTCAGCATGGCGGAGGCAACGGTGAAGACACATGTCAGCCGGCTGCTGAACAAGCTGGAGCTGCGCAGCCGGGTCCAGGCCGCGGTACTGGCCCAGGAACTGGGCGTGCGCTAG
- a CDS encoding chitinase has product MWALGMHNTPSYYGMPRWLGLVALFVMSAAELLRRSKPLIGLGVGTAALGVDVLSGGLATTMLMYTDLIYAAVLHSGPVAARRIPRICWLLSGLATVVPLAVYNDPLALLSGAFVALLTVTPAWTGSVVRNHREEAQAARLEAERVALLAELDRREAVASERSRMARELHDMVANHLSAIAIHSSAALSLKDPAATDEALGVIRENSVRGLAEMRRLIGLLRDPGETSEPAATSTLDGLDTLLEQARTNGRPGGQDIVLCDERPAGADPLPAPVELAAYRIVQESLTNALKHAAPGRVDVTLAHRADGPLEVSVISPYGERSGPRAPGSGTGLIGMRERVNLLGGNLDAGPVAGPEGSVWQVRATLPLGDESAQSVP; this is encoded by the coding sequence ATGTGGGCGCTGGGGATGCACAACACTCCGTCGTACTACGGCATGCCCCGATGGCTGGGGCTGGTCGCGCTGTTCGTGATGTCCGCGGCCGAACTGTTGCGGCGCTCCAAGCCCCTCATCGGCCTGGGCGTGGGGACCGCCGCGCTCGGCGTCGACGTCCTCAGCGGCGGGCTGGCCACGACCATGCTGATGTACACCGACCTGATCTACGCGGCCGTCTTGCACTCCGGGCCCGTCGCCGCCCGGCGCATCCCCCGGATCTGCTGGCTGCTCTCCGGGCTGGCGACCGTGGTGCCGCTGGCCGTCTACAACGACCCCCTGGCGCTGCTGTCCGGAGCCTTCGTCGCACTCCTCACCGTCACCCCGGCGTGGACCGGGTCGGTGGTCCGCAACCACCGCGAAGAGGCCCAGGCCGCCCGTCTGGAGGCCGAACGCGTCGCCCTGCTGGCCGAGTTGGACCGGCGGGAGGCGGTCGCCTCCGAGCGCTCCCGGATGGCGCGCGAACTCCACGACATGGTGGCGAACCACCTGTCGGCCATCGCCATCCACTCCAGCGCCGCGCTCTCCCTGAAGGACCCCGCCGCGACCGACGAGGCGCTCGGCGTCATCCGGGAGAACAGCGTGCGGGGCCTGGCCGAGATGCGCCGGCTGATCGGGCTGCTGCGGGACCCCGGGGAGACCTCGGAACCGGCCGCCACCTCCACGCTCGACGGACTCGACACCCTGCTGGAGCAGGCCCGCACCAACGGCCGCCCCGGCGGGCAGGACATCGTCCTGTGCGATGAGCGGCCGGCCGGCGCCGACCCGCTGCCCGCCCCGGTCGAGCTCGCCGCGTACCGCATCGTCCAGGAATCGCTCACCAACGCCCTCAAGCACGCCGCACCCGGCCGGGTGGACGTGACGCTGGCGCACCGCGCGGACGGCCCGCTCGAAGTCAGCGTCATCAGCCCCTACGGCGAGCGCTCGGGCCCCCGGGCACCCGGCTCCGGCACCGGGCTGATCGGGATGCGCGAGCGGGTGAACCTGCTCGGCGGCAACCTCGACGCCGGACCCGTCGCCGGGCCCGAGGGCTCGGTGTGGCAGGTGCGGGCCACGCTGCCGCTGGGTGACGAGAGCGCTCAGAGCGTGCCATGA
- a CDS encoding cob(I)yrinic acid a,c-diamide adenosyltransferase has product MVNLTRIYTRTGDTGTTALGDMSRTAKTDTRIAAYADANEANAAIGVAIAMGQLPAEIVKVLVRVQNDLFDVGADLCTPVVENPEHPPLRVEQSYVDKLEADCDEFLAGLEKLRSFILPGGTPGAALLHQACTVARRAERSTWAALAEHGESMNALTATYLNRLSDLLFILARAANKEVGDVLWVPGENR; this is encoded by the coding sequence ATGGTCAATCTCACCCGCATCTATACGCGTACCGGGGACACGGGCACCACCGCCCTCGGCGATATGAGCCGCACCGCCAAGACCGATACGCGGATCGCCGCGTACGCCGACGCGAACGAGGCGAACGCCGCGATCGGAGTGGCCATCGCCATGGGCCAGTTGCCCGCCGAGATCGTCAAGGTGCTGGTCCGCGTCCAGAACGACCTGTTCGACGTGGGCGCGGATCTGTGCACCCCCGTGGTGGAGAACCCGGAACACCCTCCGCTCCGCGTCGAGCAGAGCTATGTCGACAAGCTGGAGGCGGACTGCGACGAATTCCTGGCGGGTCTGGAGAAGCTGCGCAGCTTCATCCTCCCGGGCGGCACCCCGGGGGCCGCGCTGCTGCACCAGGCGTGCACGGTGGCGCGCCGCGCCGAGCGCTCCACCTGGGCGGCGCTCGCCGAGCACGGGGAGTCGATGAACGCGCTCACCGCCACCTATCTCAACCGGCTCTCCGACCTGCTGTTCATCCTGGCCCGCGCGGCCAACAAGGAGGTCGGCGACGTCCTGTGGGTCCCGGGCGAGAACCGCTGA
- a CDS encoding ABC-2 type transporter translates to MPPLIADTALIFGRYARQTLRSKPALIFGMVQPLLFLVFFGPLLTDLPLGGQAGSWQTIVPGILVQLGLFSASFTGIGLILERRTGVIERMRVTPVSRLALLMGRVLKDVALLLVQSLLLVCVAVVLGLRAPVLGVAIGFVFVGVLTVSLASLSYALAMRVASPQGFAPVINSITMPAMLLSGILLPMSLGPRWLDIASHFVPFRYLVDGVRAAFAGEYGDGKIALASLVASALAVVAVTLGARLFRQAGA, encoded by the coding sequence ATGCCCCCACTCATCGCCGACACGGCCCTGATATTCGGCCGCTACGCCCGCCAGACGCTGCGCTCCAAGCCCGCCCTGATCTTCGGGATGGTCCAGCCGCTGCTCTTCCTCGTCTTCTTCGGCCCGCTGCTCACCGATCTGCCGCTCGGCGGCCAGGCCGGCTCCTGGCAGACCATCGTCCCCGGAATCCTCGTCCAACTCGGCTTGTTCAGCGCCTCGTTCACCGGGATCGGGCTGATCCTCGAGCGGCGTACGGGCGTCATCGAGCGGATGCGGGTCACCCCGGTCAGCCGGCTGGCACTGCTCATGGGCCGGGTGCTCAAGGACGTCGCCCTGCTGCTGGTGCAGTCCCTGCTGCTGGTGTGCGTCGCCGTGGTGCTCGGGCTGCGCGCCCCGGTGCTGGGCGTGGCGATCGGCTTCGTCTTCGTCGGGGTGCTGACCGTCTCGCTCGCCTCGCTCTCCTACGCGCTGGCGATGCGGGTGGCGTCCCCGCAGGGGTTCGCGCCGGTCATCAACTCCATCACCATGCCCGCGATGCTGCTGTCCGGGATTCTGCTGCCGATGTCGCTCGGGCCCCGCTGGCTCGACATCGCCTCGCACTTCGTGCCGTTCCGCTATCTCGTGGACGGGGTGCGGGCCGCCTTCGCCGGCGAGTACGGGGACGGGAAGATCGCGCTGGCCTCGCTGGTGGCCTCCGCGCTCGCGGTCGTGGCCGTCACCCTCGGGGCACGGCTCTTCCGGCAGGCCGGGGCGTAG